In Bos indicus isolate NIAB-ARS_2022 breed Sahiwal x Tharparkar chromosome 19, NIAB-ARS_B.indTharparkar_mat_pri_1.0, whole genome shotgun sequence, the following proteins share a genomic window:
- the FZD2 gene encoding frizzled-2: MRPRSALPRLLLPLLLLPAAGPAQFHGEKGISIPDHGFCQPISIPLCTDIAYNQTIMPNLLGHTNQEDAGLEVHQFYPLVKVQCSPELRFFLCSMYAPVCTVLEQAIPPCRSICERARQGCEALMNKFGFQWPERLRCEHFPRHGAEQICVGQNHSEDGAPALLTTAPPPGLQPGAGGTPGGPGGGGSPPRYATLEHPFHCPRVLKVPSYLSYKFLGERDCAAPCEPARPDGSMFFSQEETRFARLWILTWSVLCCASTFFTVTTYLVDMQRFRYPERPIIFLSGCYTMVSVAYIAGFVLQERVVCNERFSEDGYRTVVQGTKKEGCTILFMMLYFFSMASSIWWVILSLTWFLAAGMKWGHEAIEANSQYFHLAAWAVPAVKTITILAMGQIDGDLLSGVCFVGLNSLDPLRGFVLAPLFVYLFIGTSFLLAGFVSLFRIRTIMKHDGTKTEKLERLMVRIGVFSVLYTVPATIVIACYFYEQAFREHWERSWVSQHCKSLAIPCPAHYTPRMSPDFTVYMIKYLMTLIVGITSGFWIWSGKTLHSWRKFYTRLTNSRHGETTV, from the coding sequence ATGCGGCCCCGCAGCGCCCTGCCCCGCctgttgctgccgctgctgctactgCCCGCCGCCGGGCCGGCCCAATTCCACGGAGAGAAGGGCATATCCATCCCGGACCACGGCTTCTGCCAGCCCATCTCCATCCCGTTGTGCACGGACATCGCCTACAACCAGACCATCATGCCCAACCTTCTGGGCCACACGAACCAAGAGGACGCCGGACTGGAGGTGCACCAGTTCTACCCGTTGGTAAAGGTGCAGTGCTCGCCCGAACTGCGCTTCTTCCTGTGCTCGATGTACGCACCCGTGTGCACCGTGCTGGAGCAGGCCATCCCGCCGTGCCGCTCCATCTGCGAGCGCGCGCGCCAGGGCTGCGAGGCGCTCATGAACAAGTTCGGTTTCCAGTGGCCGGAGCGCCTGCGCTGCGAGCACTTCCCTCGCCACGGCGCGGAGCAGATCTGCGTGGGCCAGAACCACTCGGAGGACGGCGCGCCAGCGCTTCTTACCACCGCGCCGCCGCCCGGCCTGCAGCCGGGTGCGGGGGGCACCCCGGGCGGCCCGGGTGGCGGCGGCTCGCCCCCGCGCTATGCCACGCTGGAGCACCCGTTCCACTGTCCGCGCGTCCTCAAGGTGCCGTCCTATCTCAGCTACAAGTTCCTGGGCGAGCGCGACTGCGCGGCTCCCTGCGAGCCGGCGCGGCCGGATGGCTCCATGTTCTTCTCACAGGAGGAGACGCGCTTTGCGCGCCTCTGGATCCTCACCTGGTCCGTGCTGTGCTGCGCCTCCACCTTCTTCACCGTCACCACGTACCTGGTGGACATGCAGCGCTTCCGCTACCCCGAGCGGCCCATCATCTTTCTGTCCGGCTGCTACACTATGGTGTCGGTGGCCTACATCGCGGGCTTCGTGCTCCAGGAGCGCGTGGTGTGTAACGAGCGCTTCTCCGAGGACGGCTACCGCACGGTGGTGCAGGGCACCAAGAAGGAGGGCTGTACCATCCTCTTCATGATGCTCTACTTCTTCAGCATGGCCAGTTCCATCTGGTGGGTCATCTTGTCGCTCACCTGGTTCCTGGCGGCCGGCATGAAGTGGGGCCACGAGGCCATCGAGGCCAACTCGCAGTACTTTCACCTGGCCGCGTGGGCCGTGCCCGCCGTCAAGACTATCACGATCCTGGCTATGGGCCAGATCGACGGCGACCTGCTGAGCGGCGTGTGCTTCGTGGGCCTCAATAGCCTGGACCCGTTGCGGGGCTTCGTGCTGGCGCCGCTCTTCGTGTACCTGTTCATAGGCACGTCCTTCCTCCTGGCCGGCTTCGTGTCCCTCTTCCGCATCCGTACCATCATGAAACACGACGGTACTAAGACGGAGAAGCTGGAGCGGCTGATGGTGCGCATCGGCGTCTTCTCGGTGCTCTACACGGTGCCCGCCACCATCGTCATCGCCTGCTACTTCTACGAGCAGGCCTTCCGAGAGCACTGGGAGCGCTCGTGGGTGAGCCAGCACTGCAAGAGCCTGGCCATCCCGTGCCCGGCGCACTACACGCCGCGCATGTCTCCCGACTTCACCGTCTACATGATCAAATACCTCATGACGCTCATCGTGGGCATCACGTCGGGCTTCTGGATCTGGTCCGGCAAGACGCTGCACTCGTGGAGGAAGTTCTACACCCGTCTCACCAACAGCCGGCACGGCGAGACCACCGTGTGA